In a single window of the Cucurbita pepo subsp. pepo cultivar mu-cu-16 chromosome LG18, ASM280686v2, whole genome shotgun sequence genome:
- the LOC111780142 gene encoding chlorophyll a-b binding protein P4, chloroplastic produces MATVTTQASAAVFRPCAARSRFLTGSSGKLHRMLSVKPVAASSSSSFKVEAKKGEWLPGLPSPAYLNGSLPGDNGFDPLSLAEDPENLRWFVQAELVNGRWAMLGVAGMLLPEVFTKIGIINAPQWYDAGKAEYFASSSTLFVIEFILFHYVEIRRWQDIKNPGSVNQDPIFKQYSLPPNEVGYPGGIFNPLNFAPTQEAKEKELANGRLAMLAFLGFIVQHNVTGKGPFENLLQHISDPWHNTIVQTFSGN; encoded by the exons ATGGCCACCGTCACTACTCAAGCTTCCGCCGCTGTTTTCCGGCCATGCGCCGCCCGATCGAGATTCCTTACTGGTTCTTCCGGCAAACTCCACCGTATGCTGTCGGTTAAACCAGTCGCtgcttcgtcttcttcatctttcaAGGTTGAAGCCAAGAAGGGAGAGTGGTTGCCTGGTCTGCCATCTCCGGCATACTTAAATGGCAG TCTTCCAGGGGACAATGGATTTGACCCACTGTCTCTAGCCGAGGACCCAGAGAACTTGAGGTGGTTCGTGCAGGCGGAGCTGGTGAACGGCCGGTGGGCTATGCTGGGTGTCGCCGGAATGCTTCTGCCGGAGGTTTTCACGAAGATCGGAATCATCAACGCTCCTCAATGGTACGACGCCGGAAAAGCAGAGTACTTCGCATCGTCTTCGACTCTGTTCGTGATCGAGTTCATCCTTTTCCATTACGTGGAAATCCGAAGGTGGCAGGACATCAAGAACCCCGGCAGCGTGAACCAAGACCCCATCTTCAAGCAATACAGTTTGCCGCCAAATGAAGTCGGTTACCCCGGTGGGATTTTCAACCCCCTCAATTTCGCTCCCACTCAGGAAGCCAAAGAGAAGGAACTAGCCAATG GGAGGCTTGCGATGTTGGCGTTTTTGGGGTTCATTGTGCAACACAACGTGACAGGGAAGGGGCCGTTTGAGAACCTTTTGCAGCACATTTCTGACCCATGGCACAACACCATTGTGCAGACGTTCAGTGGCAACTAG